In Mucilaginibacter boryungensis, a single window of DNA contains:
- a CDS encoding sensor histidine kinase, which yields MELKKLYSNKYLQPAIHVLFWGLIIISPYLFRNPNTWKGFNNWQYKLMLNNAFLAAFFYFNAYFLYPVLYKRKKVLLYIILLVATVVGVMFLSRFIDNLLFPPPARRAGMPSIGQHLPGGGNGMHKFAPHGPRGRRDWDRGWFGWYFTNIITYIFIIGISISYRIILDNSKLEKIRKEKENENLKTELSFLRSQVSPHFIFNILNNMVALARKKSDMLEPSLIELSKLMRYMLYENDDERVSLAREVEYLKSYIALQLLRFGDDVTIMFSPPDDINAYYIEPMLLAPFVENAFKHGVGMVEDPQINISISIDKATGWLDFKVMNTIAPQQHTKDKSSGIGLANVRRRLELLYKDDYTLDIMQNDNVFIAGLKLKLR from the coding sequence ATGGAGCTGAAAAAACTATACTCAAATAAATATTTGCAGCCCGCAATACATGTTTTGTTTTGGGGGCTCATCATTATATCGCCGTACCTTTTCCGTAACCCCAACACCTGGAAAGGGTTTAATAACTGGCAGTACAAACTAATGCTAAACAATGCCTTCCTGGCAGCATTCTTTTACTTTAATGCTTACTTTTTATACCCGGTATTGTATAAGCGCAAAAAGGTACTATTATATATTATTTTGCTAGTAGCTACCGTGGTTGGGGTAATGTTCCTGTCACGGTTTATTGATAATCTTTTATTTCCACCGCCAGCCAGGCGTGCGGGTATGCCCAGTATTGGTCAGCATTTACCGGGTGGCGGCAATGGCATGCACAAGTTTGCCCCACATGGCCCGCGCGGCCGCCGCGATTGGGACCGTGGCTGGTTTGGTTGGTACTTTACTAATATTATTACCTATATCTTTATAATAGGCATTAGTATCAGCTATCGTATCATCCTGGATAATTCAAAACTGGAAAAGATCCGGAAGGAAAAGGAAAATGAAAACCTGAAAACCGAATTAAGTTTTTTACGCTCGCAGGTTAGTCCGCACTTTATTTTCAACATACTTAACAACATGGTAGCGCTGGCCCGCAAAAAATCGGACATGCTGGAACCATCTTTGATAGAACTATCAAAACTAATGCGTTACATGCTGTATGAGAATGATGACGAACGCGTATCGCTGGCCCGTGAGGTGGAATATCTAAAAAGTTACATTGCTTTACAGCTATTGCGCTTTGGCGACGATGTAACAATTATGTTCAGCCCCCCTGATGATATAAATGCTTATTATATTGAGCCGATGTTACTGGCGCCCTTTGTAGAGAATGCGTTTAAGCATGGGGTAGGTATGGTTGAAGACCCTCAGATCAACATCAGCATAAGTATAGATAAAGCTACCGGCTGGCTTGATTTTAAGGTGATGAATACCATAGCCCCCCAACAGCATACAAAGGACAAAAGCTCGGGTATTGGATTGGCTAATGTGCGCAGACGGTTGGAACTGTTATA
- a CDS encoding sulfatase-like hydrolase/transferase gives MNTLTKFLTVIFLTGLVQTGSAQSKIKNIIIVTTDGFRWQEIFNGADRALATSKTFSHGDSVAILKKYWDKNQEVARAKMMPFLWGAIARQGQIYGNRNLDNKVNTANPYWFSYPGYNEILTGYPDTAVNSNNYKNNPNTTILEYLNKQPQFKGKVAAFAAWGAFDRILNKPRANFPVTAAFEKTGGLHPTANESMINKMLEDSYRPFGDEECLDVFTHYAAMEYLKQNKPRVLYISYGETDEWAHAGNYYSYLNAVHQVDKWLSDIWNYIQNDPFYKNQTALIITTDHGRGTDSQWTSHGQKIPGANQIWFAVMGPGITAKGEMKQSGQYYQQQLAQTIASLLGTKFTAEHPVADKISLP, from the coding sequence ATGAACACACTTACTAAGTTTTTAACGGTTATATTTTTAACCGGCCTGGTGCAGACAGGCAGCGCGCAGTCAAAAATTAAAAACATTATTATTGTAACTACCGATGGCTTTAGATGGCAGGAAATATTTAATGGTGCCGATCGCGCGTTAGCTACCAGCAAAACTTTTAGTCATGGCGATTCGGTGGCGATATTGAAAAAATACTGGGATAAAAACCAGGAGGTCGCCCGGGCCAAAATGATGCCCTTTTTGTGGGGGGCTATAGCCCGGCAGGGTCAAATTTATGGTAACCGTAATTTAGATAACAAGGTAAATACTGCCAACCCATACTGGTTCTCGTATCCCGGTTATAATGAAATACTGACCGGCTACCCCGATACCGCAGTTAACAGCAACAATTATAAAAATAACCCTAATACTACCATACTGGAATATTTGAACAAACAGCCGCAGTTTAAAGGCAAGGTTGCTGCGTTTGCCGCCTGGGGCGCCTTTGACAGGATACTAAATAAGCCCAGGGCCAATTTTCCGGTTACCGCTGCATTTGAAAAGACCGGCGGCCTGCACCCTACCGCTAATGAAAGCATGATAAACAAAATGCTGGAAGATAGTTACCGGCCATTTGGCGATGAGGAATGTTTAGATGTATTTACCCATTATGCAGCCATGGAATATTTAAAGCAAAATAAACCGCGGGTATTATACATTAGCTACGGCGAGACAGATGAATGGGCGCACGCGGGCAACTATTATTCTTATTTGAACGCAGTGCACCAGGTGGATAAATGGTTAAGCGACATTTGGAATTATATACAAAACGACCCATTTTACAAAAACCAAACTGCCTTAATTATTACTACCGACCATGGCCGCGGCACAGATAGCCAATGGACCAGTCACGGGCAAAAAATACCGGGTGCTAATCAAATTTGGTTTGCCGTAATGGGCCCGGGTATTACTGCCAAAGGCGAAATGAAGCAAAGCGGGCAATACTATCAACAACAATTGGCGCAAACTATAGCCAGTCTGTTAGGAACAAAATTCACCGCAGAGCACCCTGTTGCCGATAAGATCAGTTTGCCGTAA
- a CDS encoding DUF3472 domain-containing protein gives MIKKFIAIVVVSAIIRLPVLSSFGQSVSTITVPLGGNGWVSKGSKAVIDAKGLTGWSSVNDKISVYVRTEQAGRLNIALKLIVPGGKSTIKVIINKTVLTKEVSNRDTATVNFGSVTIPYAGYQQIVFEGVNKTDPVYAAVSDLILSGPALAKGAAYVKDNHGNYFYWGHRGPSVHLNYQLPDAVKDKAEWFYNEVTVPEGNDVEGSYFMADGFNGGYFGMQVNSPTERHILFSIWSPFETDDPKSIPDSLKTILLKKGDKVHAGEFGTEGSGGQSYLNYPWVAGKTYAFLVRAQADSKAKTTIFTAYFKEKGDDNWKLIASFKRPRSGFNLKGLYSFLENFEPEKGDVTRQVYFGSQWVIDSDGKWYPINRALFTGDATANVNYRKDYSGGVQLDKFYLRNCGFFNDYTTLKTMLERGPSTAPHPEIDFNKLP, from the coding sequence ATGATCAAAAAGTTTATTGCCATTGTTGTAGTTAGTGCTATTATAAGGCTGCCTGTATTAAGTAGTTTTGGCCAATCTGTTTCCACCATAACTGTGCCGCTGGGTGGCAACGGCTGGGTTAGTAAGGGCTCAAAAGCGGTTATTGACGCAAAAGGGCTAACCGGCTGGTCATCTGTAAACGATAAAATAAGTGTGTATGTAAGGACTGAACAGGCCGGCAGATTAAACATAGCTTTAAAACTAATTGTGCCTGGCGGTAAAAGCACTATAAAGGTCATTATTAATAAAACGGTACTAACCAAAGAAGTAAGTAACCGCGATACTGCTACTGTAAATTTTGGCAGCGTTACTATCCCCTATGCCGGCTACCAGCAAATTGTGTTCGAAGGGGTTAATAAAACAGACCCTGTTTATGCCGCGGTGTCCGACCTTATTCTAAGTGGCCCGGCATTGGCGAAGGGCGCCGCTTATGTAAAGGATAATCATGGCAATTATTTTTACTGGGGGCATCGCGGCCCATCGGTACATTTAAATTATCAGTTGCCCGATGCGGTTAAAGATAAAGCCGAATGGTTTTACAATGAAGTTACCGTACCGGAAGGCAACGATGTAGAGGGATCATACTTTATGGCTGATGGTTTTAACGGCGGGTATTTCGGCATGCAGGTAAACTCGCCTACTGAACGCCACATCCTGTTCTCTATCTGGAGCCCGTTTGAAACGGATGACCCCAAGAGTATCCCTGATAGTTTAAAGACCATATTGCTAAAAAAGGGCGACAAAGTGCATGCGGGCGAATTTGGCACTGAAGGCAGCGGCGGGCAAAGCTATCTTAATTATCCCTGGGTGGCCGGAAAAACTTATGCCTTTTTGGTGCGTGCACAGGCTGATAGCAAAGCAAAGACCACCATATTCACCGCGTATTTTAAAGAAAAAGGTGACGATAACTGGAAACTGATAGCCAGCTTCAAACGCCCGCGGTCTGGGTTCAATTTAAAAGGCTTATACTCCTTCCTGGAAAACTTTGAACCCGAAAAAGGTGATGTTACCCGCCAGGTTTATTTTGGCAGCCAATGGGTGATAGATTCCGATGGCAAATGGTACCCAATTAACCGGGCATTATTTACCGGCGACGCGACGGCCAATGTTAACTATCGTAAGGATTATAGCGGCGGTGTGCAACTGGATAAGTTTTATCTGCGTAACTGCGGCTTTTTTAATGATTATACCACATTAAAAACCATGCTGGAGCGCGGGCCGTCAACAGCACCACACCCTGAAATAGATTTTAACAAGCTACCCTGA
- a CDS encoding START domain-containing protein has translation MYRILLFSLLCCGLHASAQHNWKLDSETDGIKVYSAPVVESKVKALKVECDYNATLSQLIAVLLDVKTCTEWVYSTKSCTLLKRVSPSELYYYSEINIPWPAQNRDFVAHLTVTQNPETKVVYMDGPAIPGMVPVKKGIVRIDHSIGKWVITPVGEKRVHVSYTLQVDPGGAIPAWLVNMFAAEGPTQSFKKLKLQLQKPAYKDVELSFIKD, from the coding sequence ATGTATAGAATATTACTTTTTTCCTTATTATGTTGCGGCTTGCATGCTTCAGCACAGCATAACTGGAAGTTAGATAGTGAGACTGACGGCATTAAGGTTTACAGCGCGCCGGTAGTTGAATCAAAAGTGAAAGCCTTAAAGGTTGAATGCGACTATAATGCCACACTATCACAATTGATAGCTGTATTGCTTGACGTGAAGACCTGTACCGAGTGGGTTTACAGCACTAAATCGTGCACGCTATTGAAGCGTGTATCCCCATCAGAATTATATTATTATTCCGAAATTAATATTCCCTGGCCGGCCCAAAACCGCGATTTTGTAGCGCACCTAACCGTCACCCAAAACCCCGAAACCAAAGTTGTGTATATGGACGGCCCCGCTATACCCGGCATGGTACCTGTTAAAAAAGGAATTGTAAGGATAGATCATTCTATTGGAAAATGGGTTATCACCCCTGTAGGCGAAAAACGTGTCCATGTAAGCTATACCCTCCAGGTTGATCCCGGCGGCGCTATTCCTGCCTGGCTGGTAAATATGTTTGCTGCGGAGGGGCCTACCCAAAGTTTTAAAAAGTTAAAACTGCAATTGCAAAAACCGGCCTATAAGGATGTGGAGTTGAGTTTTATAAAAGATTGA
- a CDS encoding sialate O-acetylesterase encodes MDKYLCRPKALLSFALLLITCFANAQLKLPNVIGSNMVLQRGQSLPIWGWADKESTVIVSFAGQQKKTQANADGYWKVQLSALKASAAPAQMLIVSGKDSVRLNNILVGEVWVCSGQSNMEYIMKNAYAKPVKTADSVALELSANKPLIRLFKVGKKLGVTDVVTNGWQECNGDALAQFSAAGYFFAKDIQEKLNVPVGMINTTWGGTPIEFWTPTQAYLNDPVYKGEIDETANKLKNLAVGQIYTSMVKPLAPFAIKGFLWYQGENNVIIHDGMHYADKMKTLVKSWRETWGNTKLPFYYVTLAPNYYTHRKDPIKHDSETLPLVWEAQTAALAIPNTEMIPISDLVDDLNNIHPPYKWIVGRRLANLALAKQYGYKGLEYAGPRYKSMKVSDGKISLSFTHAEGLKTSDNQAPNWFEIAGKDGIYKPATAEIKGNKVVLSNPEINDPEHARLGWNEIAQPNLVNSVGLPAMSFRSN; translated from the coding sequence ATGGATAAATACCTTTGCAGGCCCAAAGCACTGTTAAGCTTCGCCTTATTATTAATTACTTGTTTTGCTAATGCGCAATTAAAGCTGCCCAATGTAATTGGCAGCAATATGGTTTTACAGCGCGGGCAATCCTTGCCTATATGGGGTTGGGCTGATAAAGAAAGCACGGTTATAGTAAGTTTTGCCGGACAGCAAAAGAAAACACAGGCCAATGCCGACGGATATTGGAAAGTACAGTTATCAGCATTAAAGGCATCGGCAGCACCGGCGCAAATGCTTATTGTTTCGGGTAAAGACAGTGTCCGTTTAAATAATATCCTGGTGGGCGAGGTTTGGGTATGTTCGGGGCAATCGAACATGGAATATATTATGAAAAATGCCTATGCCAAACCTGTAAAAACGGCTGATAGCGTGGCGTTGGAACTCTCGGCCAATAAACCACTGATACGGCTATTTAAGGTAGGTAAAAAGCTTGGCGTAACTGATGTGGTTACGAATGGCTGGCAGGAATGTAATGGCGATGCGCTGGCCCAATTTTCGGCCGCGGGGTATTTTTTTGCTAAGGATATCCAGGAAAAACTTAATGTGCCTGTGGGGATGATCAATACAACATGGGGCGGAACGCCAATTGAATTTTGGACACCAACGCAGGCTTATCTTAATGATCCCGTTTACAAAGGCGAAATAGATGAAACAGCCAATAAACTAAAAAACCTGGCAGTTGGGCAAATTTATACAAGCATGGTTAAGCCACTGGCCCCGTTTGCCATAAAAGGCTTTTTATGGTACCAGGGCGAGAATAATGTGATTATACACGACGGCATGCATTATGCCGATAAAATGAAAACGCTGGTAAAAAGCTGGCGCGAAACCTGGGGCAATACCAAACTGCCGTTTTACTATGTAACCCTGGCGCCTAATTATTACACGCACCGTAAAGATCCTATTAAACACGATAGCGAAACCTTGCCATTAGTTTGGGAAGCGCAAACTGCTGCTTTAGCCATCCCCAATACCGAAATGATACCCATCAGCGATTTGGTAGATGATCTAAACAATATCCACCCGCCTTATAAATGGATAGTAGGCCGCAGACTGGCCAACCTGGCTTTAGCAAAACAGTATGGTTACAAAGGGTTGGAGTATGCCGGTCCACGATATAAAAGTATGAAAGTATCGGACGGTAAAATAAGCCTTAGCTTCACCCATGCCGAGGGTTTAAAAACAAGCGATAACCAGGCGCCAAACTGGTTTGAGATTGCCGGTAAGGATGGGATATACAAACCTGCCACAGCAGAAATAAAGGGCAATAAAGTAGTGCTATCTAATCCCGAAATAAACGATCCGGAGCACGCACGTTTGGGCTGGAATGAAATTGCCCAGCCTAACCTGGTAAATAGCGTGGGGTTGCCTGCAATGTCGTTCAGGAGTAATTGA
- a CDS encoding GH92 family glycosyl hydrolase, whose product MRSIFELSLLRAAFVLALAMPFAVKAQKQQTDLTKYVEPRIGTAHSRWFFFTPGASPFGMAKPGASTNGSYGSPRGWDAVGYDYRQTSIEGFANFHEFQVGGVVFAPITGKLQTTPGKLEHPEDGYRSNFDRKDEYATAGYYSVLLKDYGIKAELTSTPRVAFHRYTFPAGKESHILFDIGNKQGESGEVKDAKVYITSDGHIEGYVITKPVYVLKYQPEAQVAMYFSAVLDKKPDAWGTFKGAEIVAGQKETSGKGAGLYLSFTTKAQESITIKAGLSYTSIENARLNLEREATGLSFDAAKNKLYTIWNEYLHRVEVEGGNHEDKVKFYTGLYHALLGRGLASDVNGAYPKNDGTVGQIPLDKFKHPQYNHYNTDAIWGGFWNLTQLWAMAYPEYYSDFIKSQLLVYKDSGWLADGIANSAYVSGVGTNFVSLVIASAYMAGIRDFDIKEGYAAALKNEIDGENRPHGAGKSDVASFVKYGYVPHLDKGKGGGELWQFSASHTLEYAFSSYAVAQWAKLLGKTRDYELLSRLSKGWENIFDPKLKLMHPKLANGEFIDNFKPKEVWRGFQEGNAQQYTYYVPQDPIGLINKVGKDEFNQRLDSVFTVSQKGAFGGGKTLDAFSGLDAPYNQGNQPNLHIAWMFNFSGKPSLTQKWVRAICNEFYGVDGIHGYGYGQDEDQGQLGSWYVISSMGLFDVKGLTDIHPKLGIGSPLFNKITIRLSKKYYTGKQFVIEARGNSATNMYVQSIKLNGKSLHAPFMQFSDLTKGGKLILQMGKKPTDFY is encoded by the coding sequence ATGAGATCAATCTTTGAACTTTCGCTTTTACGTGCCGCGTTTGTGCTGGCATTGGCTATGCCATTTGCTGTAAAAGCCCAAAAACAGCAAACCGATCTGACTAAATATGTCGAGCCGCGCATTGGCACGGCTCATTCGCGTTGGTTTTTCTTTACGCCGGGTGCGTCACCATTTGGGATGGCCAAGCCGGGCGCATCAACCAATGGTAGTTATGGCAGTCCACGTGGCTGGGACGCCGTGGGGTACGATTATCGCCAGACATCAATAGAAGGTTTTGCCAATTTTCACGAGTTCCAGGTAGGTGGGGTAGTATTCGCTCCCATTACCGGTAAACTGCAAACTACTCCCGGTAAACTGGAGCACCCTGAAGATGGCTACCGTTCCAACTTCGACCGTAAGGATGAATATGCTACAGCCGGTTACTATTCGGTGTTGCTGAAAGATTATGGTATTAAGGCCGAGCTAACCTCGACCCCGCGTGTGGCTTTTCACCGTTATACATTCCCGGCAGGAAAAGAATCGCATATATTGTTTGATATTGGTAACAAGCAGGGCGAAAGCGGTGAGGTGAAGGATGCAAAAGTATATATTACCTCTGATGGCCATATAGAGGGCTATGTGATCACTAAACCGGTTTACGTATTGAAATATCAACCCGAAGCGCAGGTAGCTATGTATTTCTCGGCCGTATTGGATAAGAAACCTGATGCCTGGGGCACATTTAAAGGGGCAGAAATTGTAGCGGGTCAAAAAGAAACAAGTGGTAAGGGGGCAGGCTTATATTTGAGTTTTACCACCAAAGCGCAGGAAAGCATCACCATAAAAGCAGGTTTATCCTATACCTCAATTGAAAATGCTCGTCTGAACCTGGAACGTGAGGCAACCGGCCTATCGTTCGATGCGGCTAAAAATAAACTGTATACCATTTGGAATGAATACCTGCACCGTGTTGAGGTAGAAGGTGGTAATCACGAAGATAAAGTAAAGTTTTATACCGGGTTATATCATGCGCTTTTGGGCCGCGGCCTGGCCAGTGACGTAAACGGCGCATACCCTAAAAATGATGGTACGGTGGGGCAGATCCCATTGGATAAATTTAAGCACCCGCAATATAACCACTACAATACCGATGCTATTTGGGGCGGCTTTTGGAACCTTACCCAGCTTTGGGCCATGGCTTATCCCGAATACTATTCCGATTTTATTAAAAGCCAGCTACTGGTTTATAAAGATTCGGGCTGGCTGGCCGATGGTATTGCCAACAGCGCCTATGTTTCGGGCGTGGGCACCAACTTTGTGAGTTTGGTAATTGCCAGTGCCTATATGGCAGGTATCCGCGATTTTGATATCAAGGAAGGCTACGCGGCAGCGTTAAAAAACGAGATCGATGGCGAAAACCGTCCGCATGGTGCGGGTAAGTCGGACGTAGCCAGTTTCGTGAAATATGGTTATGTTCCACATCTTGACAAAGGCAAAGGTGGTGGCGAGTTATGGCAATTCTCCGCATCACACACGCTGGAATATGCTTTTAGCAGTTACGCTGTAGCGCAATGGGCTAAGCTTTTGGGCAAAACCCGGGACTACGAATTGTTATCACGCTTATCAAAAGGCTGGGAAAACATCTTCGACCCGAAACTGAAACTAATGCACCCTAAACTGGCTAACGGCGAGTTTATCGACAACTTTAAACCTAAAGAAGTTTGGCGTGGTTTCCAGGAAGGTAATGCCCAGCAATACACTTACTACGTACCGCAAGACCCCATCGGTTTGATCAATAAGGTCGGTAAGGACGAATTTAACCAGCGCCTGGATAGTGTATTTACCGTATCGCAAAAAGGGGCGTTTGGCGGCGGCAAAACCTTAGATGCGTTCTCAGGACTGGATGCGCCTTATAACCAGGGCAATCAACCAAACCTGCATATCGCGTGGATGTTCAATTTCTCGGGCAAGCCATCGCTTACACAGAAATGGGTGCGTGCCATTTGCAACGAGTTTTATGGTGTAGACGGCATTCACGGCTATGGTTACGGGCAGGATGAAGATCAGGGGCAGTTAGGCTCATGGTATGTGATATCAAGCATGGGCTTGTTTGATGTGAAGGGCTTAACAGATATTCATCCAAAGCTTGGTATTGGTAGCCCGTTGTTTAACAAGATCACCATCAGGCTCAGCAAAAAATATTATACGGGCAAACAATTTGTTATTGAAGCGCGGGGTAATAGCGCTACAAATATGTATGTGCAAAGTATAAAGCTAAATGGCAAGTCGCTGCATGCCCCGTTCATGCAGTTTTCAGACCTGACCAAAGGCGGGAAACTTATTTTGCAAATGGGTAAGAAACCAACAGATTTTTATTAA
- a CDS encoding sugar porter family MFS transporter produces MKDKSISLSTITIVASLGGFLFGFDMAVISGVLPFVEKQFSLSPVQEGWFVSVALLGCIIGVAFSGELSDRLGRRKPLLLSAALFLLSAIGCAFLPSLSLVIVSRLLGGIGIGIASNVVPLYISEIAPAKIRGRLVTYYQFALTFGILVAYLTNAGLVNYAAGSSADSPFHNEIWRAMFGLGAIPAFFFLAGLFIVPESPRWLIQKGREAEGLDIISRIAGHEANEASADQTPHREGSYKELFAPGMRKALLIGILLPLFSQFSGINAIIYYGPKILSNAGISLSNSLMSQVIFGLANMLFTLFAIWKVDSWGRRPLYLWGTAGAAITLIATGLCFHFGVTSSILLLVCVLAFLACFAFSIGPLKFVVASEIFPNAIRGRALAISIMTMWVADTIVGQLTPILLKDFGSAGTFWFFAFFCIVAFAVVYKMLPETKGQSLEHIENYWKAKGWDAATQQTNDQHMPIH; encoded by the coding sequence ATGAAAGATAAAAGCATTAGCTTAAGTACCATTACCATTGTGGCCTCGCTGGGCGGCTTTCTGTTTGGTTTTGATATGGCTGTAATTTCGGGTGTATTACCCTTTGTTGAAAAACAATTCAGTTTAAGCCCGGTACAGGAAGGCTGGTTTGTATCGGTAGCCCTGCTGGGCTGTATTATTGGCGTAGCATTTTCGGGCGAATTGAGCGACAGGCTGGGCCGCAGGAAGCCTTTGCTGCTTTCGGCGGCATTGTTCCTGTTATCGGCCATAGGCTGCGCGTTTTTACCATCACTTTCGCTGGTTATTGTGTCGCGTTTGTTGGGTGGTATCGGGATAGGTATCGCATCAAATGTGGTGCCTTTGTACATCTCGGAGATCGCTCCTGCTAAAATCAGGGGCCGGTTGGTTACCTATTACCAGTTCGCGCTCACCTTCGGTATCCTGGTGGCTTATTTAACAAATGCCGGGTTGGTAAATTATGCTGCCGGCTCAAGTGCCGATAGCCCTTTTCATAATGAAATATGGCGTGCTATGTTTGGCCTGGGTGCTATTCCGGCCTTTTTCTTTTTAGCCGGATTATTCATAGTACCCGAAAGCCCGCGTTGGCTGATACAAAAAGGACGTGAAGCTGAAGGGCTGGATATTATTAGCCGGATAGCCGGTCACGAAGCCAACGAAGCATCTGCAGACCAAACCCCTCATCGTGAAGGATCTTATAAAGAACTGTTTGCACCGGGTATGCGCAAAGCCCTGCTGATCGGTATTTTATTACCCCTGTTCTCGCAGTTTAGCGGCATTAATGCAATTATTTACTATGGCCCTAAAATTTTAAGCAATGCGGGCATCTCGTTAAGCAATTCGTTAATGAGCCAGGTTATTTTTGGTCTGGCTAATATGCTATTCACCTTATTTGCCATTTGGAAAGTGGATAGCTGGGGCCGTCGGCCATTGTATTTATGGGGAACGGCGGGTGCGGCTATTACTTTAATAGCTACAGGCTTGTGTTTCCATTTTGGTGTTACTTCAAGCATTTTGCTGCTGGTTTGTGTACTGGCATTTTTGGCCTGCTTCGCTTTTTCTATAGGGCCGCTGAAATTTGTAGTGGCTTCAGAGATATTTCCCAATGCTATCAGGGGCCGCGCGCTGGCTATCAGTATCATGACCATGTGGGTGGCCGATACCATTGTGGGGCAGTTGACACCAATACTACTGAAAGATTTTGGCAGCGCAGGCACCTTCTGGTTTTTCGCGTTCTTTTGCATAGTGGCTTTTGCAGTAGTTTATAAAATGCTGCCCGAAACCAAAGGCCAATCGTTGGAACATATTGAAAATTACTGGAAAGCAAAAGGTTGGGATGCAGCAACGCAGCAAACCAATGACCAGCATATGCCTATACATTAA